The DNA region GCCCATTTTTGTCTTAACCAAGTACACAATTAGTCcgatatttgtattttgagtcaatccacccgaactaactacccgagactatgctagaataataaaaactcaTCGATCAGATAGAGCGGGCTGTGCAGATGAAGCTGCGCCTagacaggtagcccatccctaccctgacactgtagtgtttctattattctaaccctaggggtatcgttaagttgcaaatagacgattttgcccttaaggtgaaaattattttctgaaaAGAGAGACTACGtggtgcgggccacctcggcctgtgaccggcgttaaccgatcccctggacTTTCCAGGGTcgtcaagaaccctaaaaagccaaaagatcggttaatccattcggaagtgatctaagaagaactttcACGTCtcgacctgagtttcctgaaatccgATGAGGCcccgagtcaagacgcgcaagtccctCCAAGACATCCATATCACATCGAACCACGTATCTcgggttttataaaatttgcaagttttgagaagggcaccaacgcatgtttgcaacctatcgacgcgtgttaccggtttattaccaactcgtgcaaaattattagggccaagtgagttaattaatcgcatgaacgtcccaattaccccgttagtggaattatcgattaaattaattaatgttttgccaaatgctctaaatatgtGGGTTTCGGACCGTtgagccgatcattgatgaaccgtccgatgcgaatcctaattcccgaccaccttgggatttaaaaaaattaattttaggtcgagtttgcatgattaaaccgattcatgtgaggtttcgattaagACGAGAAAATAAAGCGCTTAAACATGGATCAAGAGCACATTACCACGTCAAGCCCGACAAACATACAAATTTCACACAATGGGTgacgccatgatcatgataaacacatacaaacatgcacacatataatattaacggaatcgataaaacggcaccgactcatggaagcggaaaatcatgcaaatatacgtattatcatgttgtatacatataattacagaaaacaaaatatttaaacgggGCATACACGTTGTCGGTCAgggatccaagtaggaaagggtcgaGTACCTTTAGAAAATGttcggggactgatttgaataattttaaaagaacagggactgatttgaaaattcggataaagtttcatgggactgatttgaaaattctagaaaaattGGGGACCGTGTaggaattactgaaaatgtcctaggacttgtttgaacgaatttgaaaattcggtctgatctgaaaagtaaaaaaaaatgccccagggactgaactgaaacaccATGAAAAGTTCCGGAATTGGTTTAGAAATcctgaaaaattcagggactaaTTGGAAAATGCTGTAAATGGCTGGGACTCgactgaaacgaattttaaaattcggagcagatctaaaaaaataaaaatgcatcgtcaggactgaaatgagaaaaaatgaaaagtttataaaatcgagttcgggataaatccgatcacccatgcaacccaataacgctcatttcacatcatatccattcaagaaaacattaatattcagaaacgaagccctaaacatgccactgaatcgggaatttacctagttcagGAAGTTGAGAGGTCattctataaataaaaaagtaagaaaaaaaaaactccggggagttgggctgctgaggtaggattgggccgaactgggcTGGGCTCCGGACTGGGCCGATCTAGGCCGACGCTAATGGGCTGCCGCTGGGCTGGGCTGATGAGGGGGCGGACTGGGCCGGGTTGGATCCCTGCTGAGTCGGGCTGGGCTGCTGGAGGACCGGGCTGGGCTACTGGACTGGGCCACAAGGCTGGGCCGGGCCGAGGGCGCGAGCTGGACCGGGGCGGTATGCCTATTCAACCCGCAAACCGCAGAGCCccgattagaaaaaaaaatgaaatagagagaaggagaaggtgAGGAGCCGAGGGATAATCCGGATTGGGCGAGCTGGAGGCGTGAGGAGGACGAGCTGAGAGTCTTTGAGCGAGAGCGAGCCGAGGGAGAGCCGAGGACgagttgagagagagagagccggAGCTGAGGGAATTTTTTGGGTGAGCTCAGGGAGCCGAGCGGCGAGTGTTCAGGTTCGGGGAGCTGTGGGCGTCCGAGAGGATAAACGAGCTGAGAGTTTCCGAATTTCAGCCGCTCAAGACTCGAGCTGCGGGTCTCCTTTTTTAGGAGAGAATCGGCCGAATCGAACTCGAGCTGGGGGTTTTCTTCTTTGTGAGCCCCCCCGGGCCGACTGTGTGCTGCGGGTTTTTGTCCCTAAAAACCGAGAGAGAGGTATCGCGTGTCAGGAACCGTTGGCGTGTCGGGCGACGTTGCGTGTGCAGAGGAGGCGGCAGGCTCGGGTCGCAGTCGGCAGTAGCGGTCACGGGATCCCTgccaaaagaaagaagaagaaaaaagaaaaaaaccaaacggaaacgtgaagaaatcagaggaagaagaagaacaagaggaAGGGGGGAGCATGGTCAACGGTAAGAAGTTGTCAGACTTCTGACCGTTTGAGAACCCctcctttttccttcttttttttttgttttttttaattcgaCGCTcgtacaaaattgaaaattcctcTCTTCTTAATTGGACGTCAAAAAAgtaattcgagaccgccatcgTGCTCAAAAAAATTcgttgatcgatattatgcgatgaaatctcgaattttgtctcggagttttgaaaattgacgtcgatatacgcgaaattcgaaaacgtcccaaatggtattattttttgaaaaatcataaaattggtgttaaattaggaaaatttgctactttcaaaaagtcgtgaatactcgagtaattaatcggaaatattTCCCTCACGAGTagcaaaatgacgattttgcccctcttGAGTCGGTAGACcaaaattaggtgctgacacgaatcattagatttgagccgtttggtttccacgtTATAAATGGGCGTGTCTATATTAAGAACATATAGACCATAACTTAAATGTACACTGCCATAAAATACATTATTCATGTACAtggaacaacacttgttcttgataatgaaacaaaatcatttcttgtccaaacaagaaacatatattatgtttATACTAATAGCAGGCACATAATAACAATCGTCAAGATTCAGTACAACCTAGTAGGCAAAAACATGTGATAAGTCCTTATAGCTAATGCAGCAacccttgctccatttccaactcataggtccacctcgccctttacCAACGATCTACTATTCCTTAGGTCCTGCACATTTCCACAAATGTGAGTACCACACCcagtatctaatacccaagatgtagaagcagtagatacattgatctctataacatggatacctgaagtggaagtctcactttccttcttcttcctcaactCCTCCAAGTATACCTTACAATTTCGCCTTTCAGTGGTCACTGTTGCCAcagtggaagcagtaatcatcgTTTGCCACCTTGGCCTTGGGTTTCAATGCACCCGAGTCACTTGCATGCACCCTTAGCCTTCTGGCCTTTCTTTTTGCCTTTGCCCTTTTTCTTAGTCCCCTGGACTATCAAAACAGGCGTCCCCCTTGTTGATATTCTACTCACATGTTCTTAATATGCTAAGTAGTTCAAGCAATAGTTTGTTATAGTCTCTCATGTTATAGTTCATGacgaactgactataactgtcGGGCAGCGACTGCAAAATTAagtctgtggccaactcttgacccaaaGGAAATCTCAGTCGTCCCAATGTCTCCatgtacccaatcatcttgagtacatgaggacCTACAGGGCTGCCCTCAATTAACTTTGCCTGAAAAAGAGCTTTCGATATGTCGAACCTCTCATGACGAGCCTACTCTTGATAGAGTTGCCTGAAAtgtacgatcatatcgtaTGCCCCCATGTTCTCGTGCTGCTTCTGAAGCTCTGAACCCATGGTGGCtagcatgagacatccgaTGTTCACGGCATCATCTTGATGCTTCCTATAAGTATCTCTCTTATCTCGGGTGGCATTTTCATGCGGTAGCACAGGAAGAGATTGTTCCAAGACATATAACTTTTTCTCTTGAGTGAGAACGATTATCAAGTTTCGGTACCAATCTAGGAAATTATTTCCAAACAGTTTTTCCTTCTCAAGGATTGATCGCAAATAGAAGGTACTAGTAGTGTTTACCGTCATGGAAACTACCACAAAAATACAcagaataagtattatgacataacaatatttaatgaggattttattaaatattgctcccactatttttatcaaatcaatgaccctcacaCTGATTCGGAGAATCTCTTTCTCATATTgttcaagatccatatttcACCAAGTTCTGAGTCAGCAAGGGCTAATTCGCcaagaactggctatttaggtagggaacccttttgcccaattgcattACATGCAACTCTTAGttagttgagtgaataactccttattccgatctatcttgtagatcgatgcccaactccTTGCCTCtaaactcctaatcctattaggcttgctcagttaagccTGACCCACCAGTAAACACCACGCTTTATCAGGATACATAAGGGCATCATACAAGGGCAAGGTCtgcacactcatcgatcttggtcttgacgagcattaagggattttattaatatttaaatcgatTTCACCATATACTATTCAGTAATCATTACATAATAATTCCCatgtataactattataccaGCATACCAATACACCACTAACAGTCATGCatgtataactattatactaataCAATTATTGTCTAGTCCaggtctaacagtcatgcatgTATACATTCACCGCAAGCACCaaacataaaatcatatttcatGCTTCTATCTACTCAAATTCTAATTAGTTagactctgataccaattgttagttTCACGGGGTCTACAGAAAGGTAGAAGaaggagaaattcaaaattttctacccATAAAACTGAATCCCAAGAACTACTAGAAGAATAGGAgtagattaagtgtacatagAATCTTTTAAATCGTCGACTAAGCACTCCAAGAGTAAcacctctactggtatccacatcGACTTCCTCGATAGGTCTTCGAGATTAGcagtgctagcggccaactcTCGAACAAAATACCGGTGCAACACCTGGCTAATATTAGACTAATTGGACCTCAcaagttgaacaattcaactcgaACTCTTCAAAGCACACACGCACACACGTACATACACATACATGCATTTAAACacacgcacacatatatattgaccCCAAAAAATCATCAAGCCTTCCCCATTTCTGATGGCATATATCTATGCATTTGGGAATGCCTTGAGTTTGCATGACTTTCATGCAAAAGGGCCACATGGAATGCACTTGGCTTTCATGCAAAATTGTCACGTGTGTCTTGGCATGTATGTTCCACGTGGCTCCCAATTCAGGTCCCGTGTGTCTCTGTTTCGTGTATAGATCAGttctattaaatttaataaattttgaatttaattaatcgacaaatttaatttcattgaaTATCCAATTAATCGGTTGCACCTTAAAtcgtctaatctctattagacagttttagtgtttcaaaaccatatcatcgatttggtcgtagtgtgtgaccttGTAGAATCCCAATTatgttgacagtaatatcgaaatatttatttcaatattactaatagtgagcggcatctagcattTCATCACTACTACTCAAGTAATTAGAAAAATCAATTTCttgacgaaccttgtgacctatgttACCGTTCAATATAATctatttgtcctctatatctctatcgaGCCCAAGGCATTGTCGctgtcatccttgtatggctcaatctctctttcttggtttactggATAAGTCTATTAGAATAAATAAgctcgatatccctatatcgatTCATttggtatgcatacacttttagactccACCCACCAAGCGGACATGAGATATCGCCGCCATTAAGTAGGAGGGataaatcctatcttggtcactcacattcctcttcATGCTCtatggcatacccaataattatttttataaccatcctgttacgaTGGCGTTTGATGGTATCgaagtatacgacattacatgtaggaaaccatggtgacctcaagtcaaagaaCCATTGTACCATAGTCATTATGAGAAcagctaatgacagtcacatAACGACCCATATAGCATTCTCATACCGAGTCAGTCTagtacacattactcctaatgtatacctgcggtatgactcgatgtctccacatccatgagttgtgagacttggtcattaatcaacacccacactagtctaaccgcattatcgtcgtcctaattaacgataatactttacTATAGACATTCAGGAATAGTGTTCAGTAATTATTATAgtatctcacaatcaagtcataCTTGATGCCTATCGAACggacgttattgtgtaaaattaatatttagcaCAACCCACATAATAAcaaaatgcctcgtattataataaaatacatgtcacaatacagaactgatgatagattgtaTCTGGGACATACgccaattttcaataattataatataaaattataagtttGTTTACGCGAGTTTCGCGAGCCTAATACTGTTAAGCTTGGCTCGGCTCATTTAACTAGCGGGCACGAGCCGGAGTTGAGCTCGAACTCAAACTCCAAATTTGGTCGAGCGGACCTTGAACGGTTCGCGAATAGTCTCCTCATTTACGCTCCTAATCGCTACtggcccctctctctctctctctctctctctctctctcctcactCGAGTGGCGAAGGGTTTCAAAGATAAGCGTCTCGAGGTGAGATTCGGTCAGTCTTTCGTTCTTCCGATTCGTTCTGTTGAAGTATTCATCGCCTCCATCCTCTGTGATTTTTAGTTCTCGATCTGTGCTCGTTTCGAGGCTTTCCTATGGTCTGTTGGATTAAGGTATGAGGGTTCCTTTGTTTCGATCTCGATTGGGTTTCATGAAGCAATTGGAATCCGCTTCTTGGTTATACTGCGCGGGGCTTatttgatttttggtttgctGTTTTTCTTCCTCAAAATGGACACCTCTGCTTCATCTCCCGTCCTGCTGCGACAGTATCAATGCTTGTGTTGTTTGCGATTATGATATCTAACTAGGAGATGTAGTCTATACATGTTATGCTAGAATTGCAAATTGCATATAAGGAGCTCTTCACCTTAAGCAGAAGAGCTAATTAACATTTTAGAATTTAGTTTTGCTGCATTAATATTTATGATTTCGATTGCAGTTGCTGTTGTCTCACATTGCTTCCCGTCCTCGTCGAGCTTCTCTCTGTGGCTGTTGTGGTGTTGCTGTCGTTGCATTTTCGTCCTTGTTCGTATGAGCATCTACCGTTGAGGTCAGACAATCTCACAGTCATACCCGCCCCTGTCATGTTGCTTTCTCGATTTTGGATTGCTGATTTGGTTGGTTTATCTGAGTAAGAGAGGAAGATTTGTACTAATTAGCTGATAATATAAAGTGGCTGTGTTGTCCATGAAGTGGCTGCAGTGGTGAAGTGGCTGATTCGCTAATTTGTTAATTTGCCGATGAAGCAGCTGCAGTGGTGATGTGGTTGATTAATTGATGTGGATGAAGTGGCTTATCAGAATTATGTGTGAAATTCGAGTAGTCCAGCTTGAACATTAGActtaaattatcattttttaagGGAATCTAGAGGAGTAGCTTTTGTTGCTTATGAGCATATTTAGACTTGCAAATTCCTTCCACACCCCAAGTCTTTTAAATCCTTCTCTTGGggaggaaggaaaaaaagaaaaagaaaaaaaaaccttttatATCGACAAGCTACATCACTGATATGAAGTTGTAATCCCAGATCAACTGTCATTAAGCATTACTGACTAATGGCTCTTGAGTGGGTTGTTCTTGGCTATGCTGCCGGTGCGGAGGCAATCATGGTCCTTCTTCTGACTCTTCCGGGCCTTGATGGCCTCAGGAAGGGCCTCGTTGCTGTCACACGCAACCTCCTGAAGCCCTTTCTCTCGGTGGTCCCATTCTGCCTCTTCCTGCTCATGGACATCTATTGGAAGTACGAGACCCGGCCCAAGTGCGAGGGTGAGTCTTGCACTCCCTCCGAGCACCTCCGCCACCAGAAGTCCATCATGAAGAGCCAGAGGAACGCCCTCCTCATCGTTGCCGCCCTCGTCTTCTACTGGCTCCTCTATTCTGTCACTCATCTGGTCGTCAGGATCGAGCAGCTCAACCAGCGAGTCGAGCGGCTCAAGAGTCGCGAGTGACCTAGCCAACTCAGGCAGCAGTCTTCCAGATCCTCCCAAATGTGTAGTTGTTATAGGTATGAGCTGTCTCTGCCAGTTTTGGGTTTTCTATGTTTTTGTTTCTTGCTTCTTGCTGTTTTTTTACGACATTGTGATGCTTTGGAGGATTAACTATGCCAATAGTAAAAGCCAATATCAGATTCCTTTGATTCCAGCCACTTTTACTATATTACGACCAATATTTTCGCATTTACTGATTATTCATTGGTGGTATCATGAAGTTGATTGGTTGTTCTTGCTCTGAGCTTTCTGCTACATATTCGTCTGGTCAAAAATGTGATGATACAGGTGTGTGTTGGTAGATTGGGTATTCGAGTGAGAAGCTGTTTCCTGGTTGTTCACCGATCAGGAGACTGAACTCAGGCTTGCtgtaaatttcaatttttgggAATGGAATTGTTTATGTGAAATGATTGATCTTATCAAAAATTTTTGGTCTAATGGAATGTTTTTAAAGGAACATTGTTAGAAGATGCGTAAGTTCAAATTTACAAGTGAAGATATATACAAGTCAGAGAAGGAAAAGAATGATAAACAGTAACACCTAGGTGTGAAATCTACGGCTGAACTACGATGGCATGGATATTTAAAAAGGACCACTCAACAAGTGCACACATTAATTACTTAGAAAATATACATTATATTACACATACTTAAATATAGAGCTGTCTCACAAATCAAGTTTAGTTAAAagattattaaaaagaaactgAGTGAAATGACGCTCGCTTTTGATCTGAAATCAAGAAGTTTAGTTCAATTTAGAAGGGGGACTCCTTGTATAAGAACCTATTCTTATTCCTACTAGACCCTGTTAAAGTTCATATTTGGAGAGAATTCCTCCCATGTCATTCTTTTAAATTTGTCCTCAACTCcttatttctctttctttggtGTATATACAGAGAATATGTAGAAATATGTagataattactttttttatcattaGATAAGGGAAGTTTCTCTTTATTAAGGTATAGATGATATACTTAGAGAGGTTTATCAATCCTAAATCAAGTTGTGTAAGTCTCTGAGGGCATGGAATTATACAACTGAGCCATGACGATATTGTGTTGCAGATGCATGTATTTATTGGCGTTCCTTCCGTATTGAGGATAGAGTCCAagacaaaatcaaaattgtaGTTACTGATTCCAGCCTTCTGATACCTAGCTAGTTGGTTGATTTCCTTACTTTAGAGATAATTGCAGAAAAATCCCAACAATTTTCACAAATTAAGCATCTATCCTAATATTTTAAATgttgcaaaaaaagaaaaaagtttataGTTTCAAAACTTCGATAAAATGTGATTCTCctatattatttattcataGGTAAAACCTGCAGCTTGAttccaatctatatataagtaaaattcatTCAAGGAGCAATAAATGCTTTTGAGTTAAtacaattgaaaataaatgctTTTGAGTTAATACaattgaaaatagaaaaaaattcattttcaatcttagaatttttttttaaaaaaacttaaaacaTATGACAAAGTACCTAGACGcaaatatatgtacatattcaAGGGCAACgaattcaattatatatggCATTCCACATAGTTAAATCCCTTACtatttaaagaaaagaacGAGCTAAttttaacaagaaaaaatTAGATGAGAATCAACTCCTAAAACTAAAGATAGGTTGTGATTAGGTTTTTAAGAAATAaactaaattataattaacaaaaaaattaaaataaaaactaagcatggaaaagataataaaagtacttacaaagaaaaaaactatatctatacatatatatagtaaaattgacttgaaaacagtaaattcaactgaattaatgcaattgaaaatcataaaaatacaaatactattttcataattataaatgtaatataatctatttctatatataagtaaaattaatttcaatcttaataattataaaacacttaaaagaaataataaaatacctattgtaaataaaaatatttatacgtACTCGGGACCAGCAAATGCAATTAGATATGGCGTTACAAATATCTAAATCcttaataattgaaagaaaattcaaacaaaaaatatgTTAATAAAACAAACACTTGCAATCATAGGACCATtagttataaaattattatgaaatcaTGAGATATACTTTAATTTGAACTTAAAATTAATCCAATTTTTCTAGCAATATTActctaattttattgaaatcgTGAAAAATGTTAATATTCTTAAGaagcaaattaaattaatattttttaaaggtaaATAATTACAACAAAGATgataatcaaatataaaaacGAACTCATACAATTTACAGGATAGAACCCTAGTGTGATTTAAATTTGGATGGTTCACAACTTAACTTTAACCAAAATGATAAtttactcttttaaaatcttttcaaaagtttaattattttcgCAGCTGTCATGCCCCAAGTCCAAAGGAAAAATGGAATGTAACTGGCAATTCCTCAAGGGCAAGACCAATGCTTGGCACTAAGACGCGTGTCAATGTGGGTCTAATGCTTGTCACGTATTTGACACATCAAGGCATGACACCCACATTCATTTTTGCAAATCTTCTCCTGTGGTTGACCTTCCATTTCAGTGTTAATGTGGGACCCACacattatttaaattatatatatataaatgtataaataattatgtatttaattattaaaattggcAAACTAAATTTGTAAACTAATTATCATTTTCACTAATTATAAAACTtgacaaattaaattatttattattacattatttatattacatcattatttataattatttgtttacataattatctttttttgtttttaaaaaataaaaccggTCAAAGAGCCAAGTTttgaacaaataaaaaaataaaaataaaaaggtacaGGCTGTGTGGGTCCAGAGCAGGCCACACGGCCTGCCCCCATTGGAGTGCCACTCTGGAGCAAGTCTAGCGGCACcggcacccaattttggtgcCGCTGGACTTGCTCTAAGAGACTATTTTAATCTGATAGTAAACGAACCCATCAATAAGACAtcttccattaaaaaaaaattcaaaacctTGTCTTTCCCTAAAACATGATATAAGCGTCTCCATGAGGAtcaataacaaaattaattcttAACAAAAGTTCTAAACAAT from Punica granatum isolate Tunisia-2019 chromosome 3, ASM765513v2, whole genome shotgun sequence includes:
- the LOC116201650 gene encoding uncharacterized protein LOC116201650 is translated as MALEWVVLGYAAGAEAIMVLLLTLPGLDGLRKGLVAVTRNLLKPFLSVVPFCLFLLMDIYWKYETRPKCEGESCTPSEHLRHQKSIMKSQRNALLIVAALVFYWLLYSVTHLVVRIEQLNQRVERLKSRE